In Indicator indicator isolate 239-I01 chromosome 29, UM_Iind_1.1, whole genome shotgun sequence, the following are encoded in one genomic region:
- the LOC128976687 gene encoding myosin-1B isoform X2, translating into MSTDAEMAIFGEAAPYLRKSEKERIEAQNKPFDAKSSVFVVHAKESYVKSTIQSKEAGKVTVKTEGGETLTVKDDQIFPMNPPKYDKIEDMAMMTHLHEPAVLYNLKERYAAWMIYTYSGLFCVTVNPYKWLPVYNPEVVLAYRGKKRQEAPPHIFSISDNAYQFMLTDRENQSILITGESGAGKTVNTKRVIQYFATIAASGDKKKEEQTSGKMQGTLEDQIISANPLLEAFGNAKTVRNDNSSRFGKFIRIHFGATGKLASADIETYLLEKSRVTFQLKAERSYHIFYQIMSNKKPELIEMLLITTNPYDYLYVSQGEITVPSINDQEELMATDSAIDILGFTADEKTAIYKLTGAVMHYGNLKFKQKQREEQAEPDGTEVADKAAYLMGLNSAELLKALCYPRVKVGNEYVTKGQTVQQVYNSVGALAKSVFEKMFLWMVVRINQQLDTKQPRQYFIGVLDIAGFEIFDFNSLEQLCINFTNEKLQQFFNHHMFVLEQEEYKKEGIEWEFIDFGMDLAACIELIEKPMGIFSILEEECMFPKATDTSFKNKLYDQHLGKSNNFQKPKPAKGKAEAHFSLVHYAGTVDYNITGWLEKNKDPLNETVVGLYQKSSLKTLALLFASAGGAESGGGGGGKKGAKKKGSSFQTVSALFRENLNKLMSNLRSTHPHFVRCLIPNETKTPGAMEHELVLHQLRCNGVLEGIRICRKGFPSRILYADFKQRYKVLNASAIPEGQFIDSKKASEKLLGSIDVDHTQYKFGHTKVFFKAGLLGLLEEMRDEKLAQLITRTQAMCRGFLMRVEFKKMMERRESIFCIQYNVRSFMNVKHWPWMKLFFKIKPLLKSAESEKEMANMKGEFEKTKEELAKSEAKRKELEEKMVALLQEKNDLQLQVQAEADALADAEERCDQLIKTKIQLEAKIKELTERVEDEEELNAELTAKKRKLEDECSELKKDIDDLELTLAKVEKEKHATENKVKNLTEEMAALDETIAKLTKEKKALQEAHQQTLDDLQAEEDKVNTLTKAKTKLEQQVDDLEGTLEQEKKLRMDLERAKRKLEGDLKMNQDSIMDLENDKQQLEEKLKKKDFEISQIQSKIEDEQALGMQFQKKIKELQARIEELEEEIEAERTSRAKAEKHRADLSRELEEISERLEEAGGATAAQIEMNKKREAEFQKMRRDLEEATLQHEATAAALRKKHADSTAELGEQIDNLQRVKQKLEKEKSELKMEIDDLASNMESVSKAKANLEKMCRSLEDQLSEIKIKEEEQQRTMNDLSTQRARLQTESGEYSRQVEEKDTLISQLSRAKQAFTQQIEELKRHLEEEIKAKNSLAHALQSARHDCDLLREQYEEEQEAKGEMQRALSKANSEVAQWRTKYETDAIQRTEELEEAKKKLAQRLQEAEEHVEVVNAKCASLEKTKQRLQNEVEDLMIDVERSNAACAALDKKQKNFDKILAEWKQKYEESQAELEASQKESRSLSTELFKMKNAYEESLDHLETLKRENKNLQQEISDLTEQIAEGGKAIHELEKVKKQVEQEKSELQAALEEAEASLEHEEGKILRFQLELNQVKAEIDRKISEKDEEIDQLKRNHLRVVESMQSTLDAEIRSRNEALRLKKKMEGDLNEIEIQLSHANRQAAEAQKNLRNTQGVLKDTQIHLDDALRTQEDLKEQVAMVERRANLLQAEIEELRASLEQTERCRKVAEQELMDASERVQLLHSQNTSLINTKKKLETDIAQIQSEMEDTIQEARNAEEKAKKAITDAAMMAEELKKEQDTSAHLERMKKNLDQTVKDLQHRLDEAEQLALKGGKKQIQKLEARVRELEGEVDAEQKRSAEAVKGVRKYERRVKELTYQSEEDRKNVLRLQDLVDKLQTKVKSYKRQAEEAEELSNVNLSKFRKIQHELEEAEERADIAESQVNKLRAKSREFQGKKAEGEE; encoded by the exons aTGTCGACAGACGCCGAGATGGCCATCTTTGGGGAGGCTGCTCCCTATCTCCGTAAgtcagagaaggagagaatCGAGGCCCAGAACAAGCCCTTCGATGCCAAGTCATCTGTCTTCGTGGTGCATGCAAAGGAATCCTATGTGAAAAGCACAATCCAGAGTAAAGAAGCAGGAAAGGTCACGGTCAAGACTGAAGGTGGAGAG ACCCTGACCGTCAAGGATGATCAAATCTTCCCCATGAACCCTCCCAAGTATGACAAGATCGAGGACATGGCCATGATGACCCACCTGCACGAACCCGCAGTGCTGTACAACCTCAAAGAGCGTTATGCAGCCTGGATGATCTAC ACCTACTCAGGTCTCTTCTGTGTCACTGTTAACCCCTACAAGTGGCTGCCGGTGTACAACCCGGAGGTGGTGTTGGCCTACCGAGGCAAGAAGCGCCAGGAGGCTCCTCCACACATCTTCTCCATCTCTGACAATGCCTATCAGTTCATGCTGACTG ATCGGGAGAACCAGTCCATCCTGATCAC TGGAGAATCCGGTGCAGGCAAGACTGTGAACACCAAGCGTGTCATCCAGTACTTTGCAACAATTGCAGCCAGTGGGGACaagaagaaggaggagcagACATCAGGCAAGATGCAG GGGACACTTGAAGATCAAATCATCAGTGCCAACCCACTGCTGGAGGCCTTTGGCAATGCCAAGACCGTGAGGAATGACAACTCCTCACGCTTT GGTAAATTCATCAGAATCCATTTTGGTGCCACAGGaaaactggcttctgctgacaTTGAAACTT atctgctggagaagtcCAGAGTCACTTTCCAGCTCAAGGCAGAAAGAAGCTACCACATCTTCTATCAGATCATGTCCAACAAGAAGCCAGAGCTGATTG AGATGTTACTCATCACCACCAACCCATATGACTACCTGTATGTGAGTCAAGGGGAGATCACAGTTCCCAGCATCAATGATCAGGAAGAGCTGATGGCCACGGAT AGTGCCATTGACATCCTGGGCTTCACTGCTGATGAGAAGACAGCCATCTACAAGCTGACGGGGGCAGTCATGCACTATGGCAACCTGAAGTTCAAGCAGAAGCAGcgtgaggagcaggcagagcctgaTGGCACAGAAG TTGCTGACAAGGCTGCCTACCTGATGGGGCTgaactcagcagagctgctcaaggccctctGCTACCCTCGAGTCAAGGTTGGCAATGAATACGTGACCAAAGGTCAAACCGTGCAGCAG gtGTACAATTCAGTTGGTGCCCTGGCAAAATCTGTCTTTGAGAAGATGTTCCTCTGGATGGTTGTTCGCATCAACCAGCAGCTGGACACCAAGCAGCCCAGGCAGTACTTCATTGGTGTGCTGGACATTGCTGGCTTCGAGATCTTTGAT ttcaacagcctggagcagctgtgcatCAACTTCACCAACGAGAAACTGCAACAGTTTTTCAACCACCACATGTtcgtgctggagcaggaggagtaCAAGAAGGAAGGCATTGAGTGGGAGTTCATTGACTTTGGCATGGACCTGGCTGCCTGCATTGAGCTCATTGAGAAG CCCATGGGCATCTTCTCCATCCTGGAAGAGGAGTGCATGTTCCCCAAGGCAACTGACACCTCTTTCAAGAACAAGCTCTACGACCAGCACCTGGGCAAATCCAACAACTTCCAGAAGCCCAAACCTGCCAAAGGCAAGGCTGAGGCTCACTTCTCCCTGGTGCACTATGCTGGCACTGTGGACTACAACATCACTGGCTGGCTGGAGAAGAACAAGGACCCTCTGAACGAAACCGTTGTGGGGCTGTACCAGAAATCATCCCTGAAGACACTGGCCTTGCTCTTTGCCTCTGCTGGTGGGGCAGAA agtggtggtggtggtggtggcaaaAAGGGTGCCAAGAAGAAGGGTTCCTCTTTCCAGACTGTCTCAGCTCTTTTCCGG GAAAATTTAAACAAGCTGATGAGCAATCTGCGAAGCACACATCCCCATTTTGTGCGATGCCTGATTCCTAATGAAACAAAAACACCTG GTGCCATGGAGCATGAGCTGGTGCTGCACCAGCTGCGCTGTAACGGTGTGCTGGAAGGGATCCGCATCTGCAGGAAGGGATTCCCCAGCAGAATCCTCTATGCTGACTTCAAACAGAG GTATAAGGTGCTGAACGCCAGTGCCATCCCAGAGGGACAGTTCATTGACAGCAAGAAGGCTTCTGAGAAGCTTCTTGGGTCAATCGATGTGGACCACACTCAGTACAAATTTGGCCACACCAAG GTGTTCTTcaaagctgggctgctgggactCCTGGAGGAGATGAGAGATGAGAAGTTGGCACAGCTCATCACCCGCACACAGGCCATGTGCAGAGGCTTCCTGATGAGAGTGGAGTTcaagaaaatgatggagaggaG GGAGTCCATCTTCTGCATCCAGTACAATGTTAGGTCCTTCATGAACGTCAAGCACTGGCCCTGGATGAAGCTGTTCTTCAAGATCAAGCCCTTGCTGAAGAGTGCAGAGTCTGAGAAGGAGATGGCCAATATGAAGGGGGAATTTGAGAAAACCAAGGAAGAGCTTGCAAAGTCTGAGGCCaagaggaaggagctggaggagaaaatgGTGGCcttgctgcaggaaaaaaatgaccTGCAGCTGCAAGTGCAGGCT GAAGCTGATGCTTTGGCTGATGCTGAGGAGAGATGTGACCAGCTcatcaaaaccaaaatccagTTGGAAGCGAAAATTAAAGAGCTAACAGAGAGAgtagaagatgaagaagaactGAATGCTGAGCTGACAGCCAAGAAGAGAAAACTGGAGGATGAATGTTCAGAGCTGAAGAAAGATATTGACGACCTGGAGTTAACACTGGCCAAggtggagaaggaaaagcatgCCACTGAGAACAAG GTGAAAAACCTCACAGAGGAGATGGCAGCCCTGGATGAGACCATTGCCAAGCtgacaaaagagaagaaagcccTCCAAGAGGCACATCAGCAGACACTGGAtgacctgcaggcagaggaggacaaagtCAACACTCTGACCAAAGCTAAaaccaagctggagcagcaagTGGATGAT ctggaagggaccctggagCAAGAGAAGAAACTGCGCATGGACCTGGAGAGAGCCAAGAGGAAACTGGAAGGAGACCTGAAGATGAACCAGGATTCCATAATGGATCTGGAAAATGataagcagcagctggaagagaaaCTGAAGAA GAAAGACTTTGAGATCAGCCAGATCCAGAGCAAAATCGAGGATGAGCAAGCCCTGGGCATGCAATTCCAGAAGAAGATCAAGGAGCTGCAG GCTcgcattgaggagctggaggaggaaattGAGGCCGAGCGAACCTCTCGCGCAAAAGCAGAGAAGCATCGAGCTGACCTCTCCCGGGAGCTGGAGGAGATCAGTGAGCGCCtggaagaggcaggaggagctaCAGCAGCACAGATTGAGATGAACAAGAAGCGTGAGGCAGAGTTCCAGAAGATGCGTCGTGACCTGGAAGAGGCCACGCTGCAGCACGAGGCCACGGCTGCCGCCCTGCGCAAGAAGCATGCAGACAGCACCGCTGAGCTTGGGGAGCAGATCGACAACCTGCAGAGAGTGaagcagaagctggagaaggagaagagtgaGCTGAAGATGGAGATTGACGACCTGGCCAGCAACATGGAGTCTGTCTCCAAAGCCAAG GCAAACCTGGAGAAGATGTGTCGCTCTCTAGAAGATCAACTGAGTGAGATTAAGATAAAGGAGGAGGAACAGCAGCGCACAATGAACGACCTCAGCACTCAGAGAGCTCGGCTGCAAACAGAATCTG GTGAATATTCACGTCAGGTGGAGGAGAAAGATACTCTGATTTCTCAGCTGTCAAGAGCCAAGCAGGCATTCACCCAGCAGATTGAGGAGCTCAAGAGGCACCTGGAGGAAGAGATCAAG GCCAAGAACTCCCTGGCCCACGCCCTGCAGTCTGCTCGCCACGACTGTGACTTGCTCCGGGAGCAAtatgaggaggagcaggaagccAAGGGGGAGATGCAGCGAGCCCTGTCCAAGGCCAACAGTGAAGTGGCTCAGTGGAGAACCAAATACGAGACGGACGCCATCCAGCGCacggaggagctggaggaggccaA GAAGAAGCTGGCACAGCGcctgcaggaggcagaggaacaTGTTGAAGTTGTCAACGCCAAATGTGCCTCCctggaaaagacaaagcagaggctgcagaatgaAGTGGAGGACCTGATGATTGATGTGGAGAGATCAAatgctgcctgtgcagctctggacaAGAAGCAGAAGAACTTTGACAAG ATCCTGGCAGAATGGAAGCAGAAATATGAGGAATCgcaggctgagctggaagcCTCCCAGAAGGAGTCTCGCTctctcagcacagagctgttcaAGATGAAGAATGCCTATGAGGAGTCCTTGGACCACCTGGAAACACTCAAGCGGGAGAACAAGAACTTGCAGC AGGAGATTTCCGACCTAACGGAGCAGATTGCAGAGGGTGGAAAGGCAATTCATGAGCTGGAGAAGGTCAAGAAGCAGGTTGAGCAGGAGAAATCTGaactccaggctgctctggaggaagctgag GCCTCCCTGGAACATGAAGAAGGGAAGATCCTGCGCTTCCAGCTTGAGCTCAACCAGGTGAAGGCCGAGATTGACAGAAAGATATCAGAGAAAGATGAGGAGATCGACCAGCTAAAGAGAAACCACCTCCGAGTGGTGGAGTCCATGCAGAGCACTCTGGATGCTGAGATCAGGAGCAGGAATGAAGCCCTGAGGCTGAAGAAGAAGATGGAAGGAGACCTGAATGAAATAGAGATCCAGCTGAGCCATGCCAACcgccaggctgcagaggcacagaAGAACCTGAGGAACACTCAGGGAGTTCTCAAG GATACCCAGATACACCTGGATGATGCTCTCAGAACACAGGAGGACCTGAAGGAGCAGGTGGCCATGGTGGAGCGCAGAGCAaatctgctgcaggctgaaatTGAGGAGCTACGAGCATCCCTGGAGCAAACTGAGAGATGTAGGAAGGTAGCTGAGCAGGAACTGATGGATGCAAGTGAGCGTGTGCAGCTCCTGCACAGCCAG AACACCAGCTTGATCAACACCAAGAAGAAGCTGGAAACAGACATTGCCCAAATTCAGAGTGAAATGGAAGATACTATCCAGGAAGCCAGAAATGCTGAAGagaaggccaagaaggccatcaCTGAT GCAGCCATGATGGcagaagagctgaagaaggAGCAGGACACCAGTGCCCACCTGGAGAGGATGAAGAAGAACCTGGACCAGACGGTGAAGGACCTGCAGCACCggctggatgaggctgagcAGCTGGCCCTGAAGGGAGGCAAGAAGCAAATCCAGAAGCTGGAGGCCAGA GTGCGAGAGCTGGAAGGGGAGGTGGATGCTGAGCAGAAGCGCAGCGCTGAAGCCGTGAAGGGAGTGCGCAAGTACGagaggagggtgaaggagctgaCCTACCAG TCTGAAGAAGACAGGAAGAACGTTCTCAGGCTGCAGGATCTGGTGGACAAGCTTCAAACGAAGGTGAAATCCTACAAGAGACAAGCTGAGGAGGCT